One genomic region from Edaphobacter dinghuensis encodes:
- a CDS encoding outer membrane beta-barrel protein, whose amino-acid sequence MSIFRLLACRQQCLPIVPLLLFAVLTLLTALAPRLIAQAAPAAIRGATIWVGGTYSNFQTDFEGNRIGGLGVYTDLNLSPHWSAEAETHWFRLGGYRGQTASNYLAGGRYRLFLPNDRIFLYAKLLIGSGVMTYPSDIGHGSYFAYVPGGGVDFHISDRVSWRLDYEYQLWPGAPGFPGIPSHGLTPNGISLGAAWRLP is encoded by the coding sequence ATGTCGATATTTCGTCTTCTGGCTTGTCGCCAGCAGTGCCTGCCTATAGTCCCTCTATTGCTTTTTGCTGTTCTCACACTGCTTACCGCCCTTGCCCCAAGGCTTATCGCTCAGGCTGCCCCCGCTGCCATACGCGGTGCGACCATTTGGGTGGGAGGCACGTATTCGAACTTTCAAACTGATTTTGAAGGTAATCGCATCGGAGGCCTGGGGGTCTATACGGACCTCAACCTATCTCCTCACTGGAGCGCAGAAGCCGAAACCCATTGGTTCCGGCTCGGTGGCTACCGCGGCCAAACTGCCTCAAACTATTTAGCTGGGGGAAGATATCGGTTGTTCTTGCCGAACGATAGGATATTTCTCTACGCGAAGCTCCTGATCGGTTCCGGCGTGATGACATACCCGAGCGATATCGGACACGGAAGCTACTTCGCTTATGTCCCAGGCGGTGGTGTCGATTTCCATATTTCTGACCGGGTCTCCTGGCGTCTCGACTATGAATATCAGTTGTGGCCTGGAGCCCCCGGATTTCCCGGCATTCCGAGCCATGGCCTGACGCCGAACGGGATCAGCTTGGGCGCTGCATGGCGACTGCCTTGA